The Streptomonospora litoralis genome window below encodes:
- a CDS encoding phosphomannomutase/phosphoglucomutase: MGDLGDIFKAYDVRGIFPDTLDAATARAVGAAFARTVGGSGAVVAYDMRPSSPELATAFAEGVTGQGMDVVMAGLGSTDMLYFASGHLELPGAMFTASHNPAQYNGIKMCRSGAAPIGSDSGLEDIRRLAERGVPETDGARGSITERDLLTEYAEYLRSLVDLSGSRPLRVAVDAGNGMGGYTVPAVLGGERLGELPLTVDPLYFELDGTFPNHPANPLDYANLVDLQARVRETGADIGLAFDGDADRCFVVDERGEPVPPSAITALVAVQELAKDPGAAIIHNLITSTAVPEIVREHGGEPVRTRVGHSFIKATMAETGAIFGGEHSAHYYFRDFWRADTGMLAAMHVLRVLGADTRPLSEITAEYTRYAASGEINSEVEDQEGRTAAVELAFSDQAAKVDHLDGLTVITADGSWFNLRASNTEPLLRLNVEAPDTAAMAKLRDDVLAIVRA, translated from the coding sequence GTGGGTGACCTCGGCGACATCTTCAAGGCCTACGACGTCCGCGGGATCTTCCCCGACACCCTCGACGCCGCCACGGCGCGCGCCGTCGGCGCCGCCTTCGCGCGCACGGTCGGCGGCTCCGGGGCGGTCGTCGCCTACGACATGCGGCCCTCCTCGCCCGAACTGGCCACGGCCTTCGCCGAAGGTGTGACCGGCCAGGGCATGGACGTGGTGATGGCCGGTCTGGGCTCCACCGACATGCTCTACTTCGCCTCGGGACACCTGGAGCTGCCCGGGGCGATGTTCACGGCCAGCCACAACCCCGCGCAGTACAACGGGATCAAGATGTGCCGGTCCGGGGCCGCGCCTATCGGCTCCGACAGCGGACTGGAGGACATCCGCCGCCTCGCCGAGCGCGGCGTTCCCGAGACCGACGGTGCGCGCGGTTCCATCACCGAGCGCGACCTGCTCACCGAGTACGCCGAGTACCTGCGCTCCCTCGTCGACCTCTCCGGCAGCCGGCCGCTGCGGGTGGCCGTCGACGCCGGCAACGGCATGGGCGGCTACACGGTGCCCGCGGTGCTGGGCGGCGAGCGGCTGGGGGAGCTGCCGCTGACCGTCGACCCGCTCTACTTCGAGTTGGACGGCACCTTCCCGAACCACCCCGCGAATCCGCTGGACTACGCCAACCTCGTCGACCTGCAGGCCCGGGTGCGCGAGACCGGTGCCGACATCGGGCTGGCCTTCGACGGCGACGCCGACCGCTGCTTCGTCGTCGACGAGCGGGGCGAGCCCGTGCCGCCGTCGGCCATCACCGCCCTGGTGGCGGTGCAGGAGTTGGCCAAGGATCCCGGCGCCGCGATCATTCACAACCTCATCACCTCGACCGCCGTGCCGGAGATCGTGCGCGAGCACGGCGGCGAGCCGGTGCGTACGCGCGTGGGCCACTCGTTCATCAAGGCGACCATGGCCGAGACGGGGGCGATCTTCGGCGGTGAGCACTCCGCGCACTACTACTTCCGCGACTTCTGGCGGGCCGACACCGGTATGCTCGCCGCGATGCACGTCCTCCGGGTGCTCGGCGCGGACACCCGTCCGCTCTCGGAGATCACCGCGGAGTACACGCGCTACGCGGCCTCGGGCGAGATCAACTCCGAGGTCGAAGACCAGGAGGGCCGCACGGCTGCCGTCGAACTGGCCTTCTCCGACCAGGCGGCCAAGGTCGACCACCTCGACGGGCTGACCGTGATCACGGCCGACGGCTCCTGGTTCAACCTGCGGGCCTCCAACACCGAGCCGCTGCTGCGGCTCAACGTCGAAGCCCCCGACACCGCGGCGATGGCGAAGCTGCGTGACGACGTGCTCGCCATCGTCCGGGCCTGA
- a CDS encoding metallopeptidase family protein has protein sequence MHLDRAQADRVRRRDRRGRGVRGPLAPPELPMSRSRAHVFDDLVLDAVERLERHWARELANVEFLVEDVPRVPRGVTAEDGIPFSRLEAAKSGQARIIVYRRPVEIRTREPEEMALLVYDTVVEEVANLLGLEPETVDPET, from the coding sequence GTGCACCTTGATAGGGCTCAAGCCGACCGAGTACGACGTCGAGACCGGCGCGGGCGCGGTGTCCGCGGACCTCTGGCGCCGCCTGAACTGCCCATGAGCCGCAGCCGGGCTCATGTGTTCGACGACTTGGTGCTCGATGCCGTGGAGCGACTGGAGCGCCATTGGGCGCGGGAACTCGCGAACGTGGAGTTCCTGGTCGAGGACGTGCCCCGGGTGCCGCGCGGGGTCACCGCCGAGGACGGCATCCCGTTCTCCCGGCTGGAGGCCGCCAAGTCCGGGCAGGCGCGCATCATCGTCTACCGCAGGCCGGTCGAGATCCGCACGCGTGAGCCCGAGGAGATGGCCCTGCTCGTCTACGACACCGTGGTCGAGGAGGTCGCCAACCTACTCGGGCTGGAGCCGGAGACCGTGGACCCCGAGACCTGA
- a CDS encoding SIS domain-containing protein, producing the protein MAAEFDESRLDDPEAGAEALRGAASAAARLRAARTAAAEAPLEVLSRDGRPRSIVVVGAGGAGFAGEVLAAVLGAGCPIPVVTVCDYRLPGWVGGNDLVAAVASATGRIPEWVHDCAVEAVRRGCRFLAVGPRDNGLAAVAEQARAPAISFGRVGDPADTVWEPAAALLTAAERVGLAAPDGAAYEAAAARLEQAAVDYGPGAESWENEAKTAAADLAGSLPLVCGATPVAETAARYFASRMAAVAGYPAVCGRAPGVLDDRIAFVDGPFGGTGPRSIFDDPVEDGTVSVRLVLLRDPEEGAAAGCDLAAAADTARDRGVGVTEFSAPEAGAMERIAGLIALTDYATVYVAVAYGADPLAHTLVVR; encoded by the coding sequence ATGGCGGCCGAGTTCGACGAGTCGCGGCTGGATGATCCCGAGGCCGGCGCCGAGGCGCTGCGCGGTGCGGCGTCAGCGGCGGCCCGGCTGCGCGCCGCGCGCACGGCCGCGGCCGAGGCGCCACTGGAGGTGCTGAGCCGCGACGGCCGGCCGCGCTCCATCGTCGTCGTGGGCGCCGGCGGCGCGGGGTTCGCCGGCGAGGTGCTGGCCGCGGTGCTGGGAGCGGGATGCCCTATCCCGGTGGTCACGGTGTGCGACTACCGGCTTCCGGGCTGGGTCGGCGGCAACGACCTCGTCGCCGCGGTCGCGTCCGCAACCGGCCGGATTCCGGAGTGGGTACACGACTGCGCGGTCGAGGCAGTGCGGCGCGGTTGCCGCTTCCTGGCCGTGGGGCCGCGCGACAACGGCCTGGCGGCCGTCGCCGAGCAGGCCCGCGCGCCCGCGATCTCCTTCGGCCGTGTCGGAGACCCCGCCGACACGGTGTGGGAGCCGGCGGCCGCCCTGCTCACGGCTGCCGAGAGGGTCGGGCTCGCCGCGCCCGACGGGGCCGCCTACGAGGCGGCCGCGGCGCGTCTGGAGCAGGCCGCCGTCGACTACGGGCCGGGCGCCGAGAGCTGGGAGAACGAGGCGAAGACCGCGGCCGCGGACCTCGCCGGCAGCCTTCCGCTGGTGTGCGGCGCCACGCCGGTCGCCGAGACCGCCGCCCGCTACTTCGCCTCCCGGATGGCCGCGGTCGCCGGATACCCCGCGGTCTGCGGCCGTGCGCCGGGCGTCCTTGACGACCGGATCGCCTTCGTGGATGGGCCCTTCGGCGGCACCGGCCCGCGGTCGATCTTCGACGATCCGGTGGAGGACGGCACCGTGTCGGTCCGGCTGGTCCTCCTGCGCGATCCCGAGGAGGGGGCCGCGGCCGGTTGCGACCTGGCGGCGGCCGCTGACACGGCCCGGGACAGGGGCGTCGGCGTCACCGAGTTCTCCGCGCCTGAAGCGGGCGCTATGGAACGCATCGCCGGTTTGATCGCTCTAACCGATTACGCCACTGTGTACGTAGCCGTCGCTTATGGCGCGGATCCGCTAGCTCATACGCTGGTCGTGCGTTAG
- a CDS encoding serine/threonine-protein kinase has product MPGPESLSPNDPASFGGYSVVGRLGKGGQGVVYLGRDEEGEEFAIKVLNDQWAQDDDLRKRFAKEVRAAQKVASFCTSAIQDAQLDEDPPYVVSEYVPGKSLQEAVAAKGPHKGAALQRLAVSTATALVAIHQAGIVHRDFKPGNVLLGPDGPRVIDFGIARVADGTATMTNSIVGTPSYMAPEQIEGRTITDKADVFAWGCVIAFASTGNAPFGTDSVPAVVHRVVSAPPDLTGLPESLLGIVQNCLDKDPARRPTAQELLMRLLGHEGGVATDDALREGERIAEAHPPGGPQAPAPGPGYAPGPPQGPATPPPSGPQTPYPAGYGGAQGGAVRPPTGPQPTGPQQGGYPPPQQMAPGPQMPQANPGMTGAPRGPATPVPPPATGPNTVYGNRGVPHQQPQNMQQNPGAPQRRVEDPILSQGWVVPAVLIAIIILLLVLVLVALSGG; this is encoded by the coding sequence ATGCCCGGTCCCGAGTCGCTGTCGCCGAACGACCCCGCCTCGTTCGGTGGGTACAGCGTGGTCGGACGCCTGGGGAAGGGCGGCCAGGGTGTGGTCTACCTCGGCCGGGACGAAGAGGGCGAGGAGTTCGCCATCAAGGTCCTGAACGACCAGTGGGCGCAGGACGACGATCTCCGCAAGAGGTTCGCCAAGGAGGTGCGCGCGGCGCAGAAGGTGGCGTCGTTCTGCACCTCCGCCATCCAGGACGCCCAGCTCGACGAGGACCCGCCCTACGTCGTCTCCGAATACGTCCCGGGCAAGTCGCTGCAGGAGGCCGTGGCGGCCAAGGGCCCGCACAAGGGCGCCGCGCTGCAGCGGCTCGCGGTCTCCACCGCCACCGCGCTGGTGGCCATCCACCAGGCCGGCATCGTGCACCGCGACTTCAAGCCCGGCAACGTGCTGCTGGGGCCCGACGGGCCGCGGGTGATCGACTTCGGTATCGCGCGTGTGGCCGACGGCACCGCCACCATGACCAACTCGATCGTGGGGACGCCCTCCTACATGGCGCCCGAACAGATCGAGGGCCGGACCATCACCGACAAGGCCGACGTCTTCGCGTGGGGCTGCGTCATCGCGTTCGCCTCGACGGGCAACGCGCCGTTCGGCACCGACAGCGTCCCCGCCGTCGTGCACCGCGTGGTCAGCGCGCCGCCCGACCTGACGGGGCTGCCGGAGTCGCTGCTGGGCATCGTGCAGAACTGCCTGGACAAGGATCCCGCCCGCAGGCCGACGGCCCAGGAGCTGCTGATGCGCCTGCTCGGGCACGAGGGCGGCGTCGCCACCGACGACGCCCTTCGGGAGGGCGAGCGCATCGCCGAGGCGCACCCGCCCGGCGGGCCGCAGGCGCCGGCGCCCGGTCCGGGGTACGCGCCGGGGCCGCCCCAGGGCCCCGCCACGCCGCCTCCCAGCGGGCCGCAGACTCCCTACCCGGCCGGCTACGGCGGCGCGCAGGGCGGCGCGGTGCGCCCGCCCACGGGGCCGCAGCCGACGGGGCCTCAGCAGGGCGGGTACCCGCCGCCGCAGCAGATGGCGCCGGGACCGCAGATGCCCCAGGCCAACCCCGGCATGACAGGCGCTCCGCGCGGTCCGGCCACACCGGTCCCGCCCCCGGCGACCGGCCCCAACACCGTCTACGGCAACCGCGGCGTGCCCCACCAGCAGCCGCAGAACATGCAGCAGAACCCCGGCGCGCCGCAGCGCCGAGTCGAGGACCCCATCCTGTCCCAGGGCTGGGTGGTCCCGGCGGTGCTGATCGCGATCATCATCCTGCTGCTCGTGCTCGTCCTCGTGGCGCTCAGCGGCGGCTGA
- the ahcY gene encoding adenosylhomocysteinase — MSFDYKVADLSLAEFGRKEIRLAEHEMPGLMATRAEYGASKPLRGAKIMGSLHMTVQTAVLIETLVELGAEVRWVSCNIFSTQDQAAAAAVVGPNGTPDNPQGVPVYAWKGETLEEYWWCTEQALTWPGGEGPNMILDDGGDATMLVHKGAEFEKAGAVPSPAADDPDEFKVFLNLLKKSVAADPQKWTRVASRIKGVTEETTTGVHRLYEMHRDGKLLFPAINVNDSVTKSKFDNKYGIRHSLPDGIMRATDVLIGGKIALVAGYGDVGKGSAESLRGQGARVVVTEVDPINALQAAMDGYEVARVEDYVETADIFITTTGNFDIFTADHMSRMKHQAIIGNVGHFDNEIDMAGLEKTPGIVKTEIKPQVHEYRFSDGHSILVLSEGRLLNLGNATGHPSFVMSNSFTNQTIAQIELFTKTDEYPLGVYVLPKLLDEKVARLHLDALGVKLTELSKEQAAYIGVDVAGPYKPDYYRY, encoded by the coding sequence ATGTCCTTCGACTACAAAGTCGCTGACCTGTCCCTCGCCGAGTTCGGGCGCAAGGAGATCCGGCTCGCCGAGCACGAGATGCCCGGTCTCATGGCCACCCGCGCCGAGTACGGGGCGTCGAAGCCGCTCCGCGGCGCCAAGATCATGGGCTCCCTGCACATGACCGTGCAGACCGCCGTGCTCATCGAGACCCTGGTCGAGCTGGGCGCCGAGGTCCGCTGGGTCAGCTGCAACATCTTCTCCACCCAGGACCAGGCAGCCGCCGCTGCCGTCGTGGGCCCCAACGGCACCCCCGACAACCCCCAGGGCGTGCCGGTCTACGCCTGGAAGGGCGAGACCCTCGAAGAGTACTGGTGGTGCACCGAGCAGGCGCTGACCTGGCCTGGCGGCGAGGGTCCCAACATGATCCTCGACGACGGCGGCGACGCGACCATGCTCGTGCACAAGGGCGCCGAGTTCGAGAAGGCCGGTGCTGTGCCCAGCCCGGCCGCGGACGACCCCGACGAGTTCAAGGTCTTCCTGAACCTCCTCAAGAAGAGCGTCGCGGCCGACCCGCAGAAGTGGACCCGCGTCGCCTCGCGCATCAAGGGTGTCACCGAGGAGACCACCACCGGTGTGCACCGTCTCTACGAGATGCACCGCGACGGCAAGCTGCTCTTCCCGGCGATCAACGTCAACGACTCGGTCACCAAGAGCAAGTTCGACAACAAGTACGGCATCCGCCACTCGCTGCCGGACGGCATCATGCGCGCCACCGACGTCCTCATCGGCGGCAAGATCGCGCTGGTGGCCGGCTACGGTGACGTCGGCAAGGGCTCCGCGGAGTCGCTGCGCGGCCAGGGCGCGCGCGTCGTCGTCACCGAGGTCGACCCGATCAACGCCCTCCAGGCCGCCATGGACGGCTACGAGGTCGCCCGGGTCGAGGACTACGTCGAGACCGCCGACATCTTCATCACGACCACCGGCAACTTCGACATCTTCACTGCCGACCACATGTCGCGGATGAAGCACCAGGCCATCATCGGCAACGTCGGCCACTTCGACAACGAGATCGACATGGCCGGCCTGGAGAAGACCCCGGGCATCGTGAAGACCGAGATCAAGCCGCAGGTGCACGAGTACCGGTTCTCCGACGGCCACAGCATCCTGGTGCTGTCCGAGGGCCGACTGCTCAACCTGGGCAACGCGACCGGTCACCCGAGCTTCGTGATGTCCAACAGCTTCACCAACCAGACGATCGCCCAGATCGAGCTGTTCACCAAGACCGACGAGTACCCGCTGGGCGTCTACGTGCTGCCCAAGCTCCTCGACGAGAAGGTCGCGCGGCTGCACCTGGACGCTCTGGGCGTGAAGCTGACGGAGCTGAGCAAGGAGCAGGCCGCCTACATCGGCGTCGACGTGGCCGGCCCCTACAAGCCCGACTACTACCGCTACTAA
- a CDS encoding DUF5719 family protein — MRLIVENRFALLVLVLIGLTALFGVAFATRSVGASPRGAESPATAPVQSALRVCPPPQGDDRAAQAAAFATGPDGESRGGGELSATENTGEAAEVGEPASAGRLWSADTGGSAEHTLVAAEGAAAAGLEVAQTTIGEDGAYATEVRCAEPGISTWFAAPGGTDLEGLRLLLANPDQEAATVNVDVYGADGPVYSDETRGISVGARGRSEVDLTELIQGSRAAVVHVRTNSGRVAASLFADRGGSGRDWVPPTAPPADTHVVPAIPSGSGTKRLVIAAPGDSPVTADVRLYTEDGRAEHDTLTGLSVPPAAGTFLSLEGPLSKKAGTAVVEADGPVVVGVAFSRSGGDDTAYTAAAPPLQGPLHGTAVVPANPEGTRTRLVFGALAQPAAVVVTPVAADGATGEPARVEVGAERTAVADVEAPDGAHALTVRVEGEAPVYAGRVLTHESGGDRATSLQPLQPAPSEVALPAVEDGLTAIVR; from the coding sequence GTGAGGCTCATCGTCGAGAACCGCTTCGCGCTGCTGGTACTGGTTCTCATCGGCCTGACGGCGCTGTTCGGCGTCGCTTTCGCCACGCGCTCGGTCGGCGCCTCGCCCCGAGGGGCCGAGTCGCCGGCGACCGCGCCCGTGCAGTCGGCGCTGCGGGTGTGCCCGCCGCCGCAGGGCGATGACCGGGCCGCGCAGGCGGCGGCGTTCGCGACCGGCCCGGACGGTGAAAGCCGGGGCGGCGGCGAGTTGTCTGCGACGGAGAACACCGGCGAGGCCGCCGAGGTGGGCGAGCCCGCCTCGGCCGGCCGGCTGTGGAGTGCCGACACCGGCGGGTCCGCGGAGCACACCCTCGTCGCCGCCGAGGGTGCCGCGGCGGCCGGGCTGGAGGTCGCCCAGACCACGATCGGCGAGGACGGCGCCTACGCCACGGAGGTGCGCTGCGCCGAACCCGGCATCAGCACCTGGTTCGCCGCTCCGGGCGGCACCGATCTCGAGGGGTTGCGGCTGCTGCTGGCCAACCCCGACCAGGAGGCGGCGACCGTCAACGTCGACGTCTACGGCGCCGACGGCCCCGTCTACTCCGACGAGACCCGCGGCATCTCCGTGGGCGCCCGCGGCCGCAGCGAGGTCGACCTGACCGAGCTCATCCAGGGCAGCCGCGCCGCCGTCGTGCACGTGCGGACCAACTCCGGGCGTGTCGCCGCCTCGCTGTTCGCCGACCGCGGGGGCAGCGGCCGGGACTGGGTCCCGCCCACCGCTCCGCCCGCCGACACCCACGTCGTCCCCGCCATCCCGTCGGGAAGCGGCACAAAGCGGCTCGTGATCGCCGCGCCCGGCGACAGCCCCGTCACGGCCGATGTGCGGCTCTACACCGAGGACGGGCGCGCCGAGCACGACACGCTCACCGGCCTGAGCGTGCCCCCCGCGGCGGGCACCTTCCTCAGCCTGGAGGGTCCGCTGAGCAAGAAGGCGGGCACGGCCGTGGTGGAGGCCGACGGTCCAGTGGTCGTGGGCGTGGCCTTCTCCCGCTCCGGCGGCGACGACACCGCCTACACCGCCGCCGCGCCGCCGCTGCAGGGCCCCCTCCACGGCACTGCCGTCGTCCCGGCGAACCCCGAGGGCACTCGGACACGGCTCGTTTTCGGCGCGCTCGCGCAACCCGCCGCGGTTGTGGTGACCCCCGTCGCGGCGGACGGCGCAACGGGCGAGCCGGCCCGCGTCGAGGTCGGCGCCGAGCGCACCGCCGTCGCCGACGTGGAGGCACCCGACGGCGCCCACGCGCTGACCGTGCGGGTCGAGGGCGAGGCGCCCGTCTACGCCGGGCGGGTCCTCACCCACGAAAGCGGCGGCGACCGCGCGACGTCGCTCCAGCCGCTGCAACCGGCACCGTCGGAGGTGGCGCTGCCCGCGGTGGAGGACGGCCTTACCGCGATCGTGCGCTGA
- a CDS encoding DUF3499 domain-containing protein — MSVVRRCSRTACRQPAVVTLTYVYADSTAVLGPLAAYAEPHCYDLCATHAERLTAPRGWEVVRLPAESSGAGPGSDDLEALADAVREAARPPAAESPVGQGVETNRRGHLRVVKSEARRHDQPHETREPPESPSGHPPARPGRES, encoded by the coding sequence GTGAGCGTCGTACGACGCTGCTCGCGCACCGCGTGCCGGCAGCCCGCAGTCGTCACACTCACGTATGTCTACGCCGATTCCACGGCTGTGCTCGGGCCGCTCGCCGCCTACGCCGAACCGCACTGCTACGACCTCTGCGCCACGCACGCCGAACGCCTCACCGCCCCCCGCGGCTGGGAGGTCGTGCGGCTGCCCGCCGAATCCTCCGGCGCCGGGCCCGGTAGCGACGACCTGGAGGCGCTGGCCGACGCCGTACGCGAGGCCGCCCGACCGCCCGCCGCCGAAAGCCCGGTGGGCCAGGGCGTCGAGACCAACCGGCGCGGCCACCTGCGGGTGGTCAAATCCGAGGCCCGCCGGCACGACCAGCCGCACGAGACGCGCGAGCCGCCCGAGTCGCCCTCGGGCCACCCGCCGGCACGGCCGGGCCGCGAGTCCTAG
- a CDS encoding MerR family transcriptional regulator, translating to MPISTAAERLGMTPRMLRYRESLGLTPPTKEQPTGRGHRHRRFSENDLDAVSAGQELEQTYDIPPAALAFALRVLAEPAVLARVRSFGERVGRLAPAPARAMDFEKQKALRLLQRRESPDVRRTRPADRGHP from the coding sequence CTGCCGATCTCCACCGCCGCGGAGCGCCTGGGCATGACCCCGCGCATGCTCCGCTACCGCGAATCGCTCGGCCTGACCCCGCCGACCAAGGAACAGCCCACCGGCCGCGGACACCGCCACCGCCGCTTCAGCGAGAACGATCTCGACGCGGTCTCCGCGGGACAGGAACTGGAGCAGACCTACGACATCCCCCCGGCGGCCCTCGCGTTCGCCCTTCGCGTCCTCGCCGAACCCGCCGTCCTCGCCCGGGTCCGCTCCTTCGGCGAACGGGTCGGCCGCCTCGCCCCGGCACCGGCCCGGGCCATGGACTTCGAAAAGCAGAAGGCCCTGCGCCTCCTCCAGCGCAGGGAATCCCCCGACGTCCGCCGGACGCGCCCCGCAGACCGGGGGCACCCCTAG
- a CDS encoding Trm112 family protein yields MTAKIDDWLLEILACPKSKGPLRLDEEAGELVCDESGLAYPIRDGIPVLLVDEARAVE; encoded by the coding sequence ATGACCGCGAAGATCGACGACTGGCTGCTGGAGATCCTGGCCTGCCCCAAGAGCAAGGGACCGCTGCGGCTCGACGAGGAGGCGGGCGAGCTGGTCTGCGACGAGAGCGGGCTGGCCTACCCGATCCGCGACGGCATCCCGGTGCTGCTGGTCGACGAGGCCCGCGCCGTCGAGTGA
- a CDS encoding acyltransferase family protein, whose translation MAAYHIWLGRVSGGVDVFLLLTGFLITGSLLRAVERRGRVDFAAFWSRLVKRLFPGAAAALAGILVASLLFLPSTAWREAISGVVASALYFENWHLALNSVDYLAQNSSAGPVQHFWSLSVQGQFYLLWPLVITAAAALARAAGWPLRGVTGTVLALVFAASLTYSVVLTEADQPWAYFDTGARLWELALGGLLAVALPHLRLYRPLRIVLGWAGLAALVACGLLVPVSTMFPGYIALWPTLAAAAVIVGGSTNSPLAADRLLNLRPMHYIGDHAYTLYLWHWPVLVCYLAVADRTTPSLTGGCLILAVSMALAVATRWITENGVDAFTRTRTGNLWSLSVGAAFLVPVLAGAWVWSGYLDQEQRRQEAAAARSADYPGAAAIGTPAAAPAGSPVPINPAPANAAADVPVTYADGCNQGTHSFELIMCIYGPEDYDRTIALVGGSHAAHWFPALQRIAAEKRWRIVNLVKGACMFTGAEQMRGGEVYHSCMAWNERVMAELAELRPDAVFTNATRTNIDASAGPLGEVVVDGYVQRWRELGEMGIDVIAVRDTPRLDFAAPDCLAEEPPEECVGRRYNAMARVSPLKSLDDVPANVTFLDFTDQLCQGDMCPTVIGNVLVYWDRAHITATYMRTLAPVLRSRIEAATDL comes from the coding sequence GTGGCCGCCTACCACATCTGGTTGGGCCGGGTCTCCGGCGGTGTGGACGTCTTCCTGCTGCTCACCGGGTTCCTGATCACCGGGTCACTGCTGCGCGCGGTCGAGCGGCGCGGGCGCGTCGACTTCGCCGCGTTCTGGAGCCGACTGGTCAAACGGCTTTTCCCGGGAGCCGCGGCTGCCCTGGCGGGCATCCTCGTCGCGAGCCTGCTGTTCCTGCCCTCTACGGCATGGCGCGAGGCGATCTCCGGAGTCGTCGCCTCCGCGCTGTACTTCGAGAACTGGCATCTGGCGCTGAACTCGGTGGACTATCTCGCGCAGAACAGCAGCGCCGGTCCCGTACAGCACTTCTGGTCGCTTTCCGTGCAGGGCCAGTTCTACCTGCTGTGGCCGCTGGTGATCACCGCGGCGGCCGCTCTGGCCCGCGCCGCCGGGTGGCCGCTGCGAGGCGTCACGGGAACCGTGCTCGCGCTGGTCTTCGCCGCGTCGCTGACTTATTCCGTGGTGCTGACCGAAGCCGACCAGCCGTGGGCCTACTTCGACACCGGTGCCAGGCTGTGGGAGTTGGCGCTGGGCGGGCTGCTCGCCGTCGCCCTGCCGCACCTGCGGCTCTACCGGCCGCTGCGCATCGTGCTGGGCTGGGCCGGACTGGCGGCTCTGGTCGCCTGCGGGCTTCTGGTGCCGGTCTCCACCATGTTCCCCGGATACATCGCCCTGTGGCCGACCCTCGCCGCCGCGGCGGTGATCGTCGGGGGTTCCACGAACTCTCCGCTGGCGGCCGACCGGCTGCTCAACCTGCGGCCGATGCACTACATCGGCGACCACGCCTACACCCTCTACCTGTGGCATTGGCCGGTGCTGGTCTGCTATCTCGCGGTCGCCGACCGAACCACGCCCAGCCTCACCGGCGGCTGCCTCATTCTGGCGGTGTCGATGGCGCTGGCAGTGGCCACGCGGTGGATCACCGAGAACGGCGTCGACGCGTTCACCCGCACCCGCACGGGCAATCTGTGGTCCCTCTCGGTGGGCGCCGCGTTCCTCGTGCCGGTGCTGGCGGGCGCCTGGGTGTGGTCGGGCTATCTCGACCAGGAGCAGCGCCGCCAGGAGGCGGCCGCCGCCCGGTCGGCGGATTATCCGGGCGCGGCCGCGATCGGCACCCCCGCCGCGGCGCCCGCCGGGAGCCCTGTCCCCATCAATCCGGCACCCGCCAACGCCGCCGCCGACGTGCCGGTCACCTACGCCGACGGCTGCAACCAAGGGACCCACAGCTTCGAGCTGATCATGTGCATCTACGGCCCCGAGGACTACGACCGCACGATAGCGCTGGTCGGGGGCTCCCACGCCGCCCACTGGTTCCCCGCCCTCCAGCGGATCGCGGCCGAGAAGCGCTGGCGCATCGTCAACCTCGTCAAGGGCGCGTGCATGTTCACCGGCGCCGAGCAGATGCGCGGCGGCGAGGTCTACCACTCGTGCATGGCGTGGAACGAACGTGTCATGGCCGAGCTGGCGGAGTTGCGCCCCGACGCCGTCTTCACCAACGCGACGCGAACCAACATCGACGCCTCAGCCGGCCCGTTGGGCGAGGTGGTCGTGGACGGCTACGTGCAGCGCTGGCGCGAGCTGGGCGAGATGGGCATCGACGTTATCGCCGTCCGCGACACCCCGCGCCTGGACTTCGCCGCTCCCGACTGCCTGGCCGAGGAGCCGCCCGAGGAGTGCGTCGGTCGGCGCTACAACGCCATGGCGCGCGTCTCGCCGCTGAAGTCCCTGGACGACGTCCCCGCCAACGTCACCTTCCTGGACTTCACCGACCAGCTCTGCCAAGGCGACATGTGCCCCACGGTGATCGGCAACGTCCTCGTCTACTGGGACAGAGCCCACATCACCGCCACCTACATGCGCACCCTCGCCCCCGTCCTCCGCTCCCGCATCGAGGCCGCCACCGACTTGTGA